The following are from one region of the Gloeomargarita lithophora Alchichica-D10 genome:
- the cofG gene encoding 7,8-didemethyl-8-hydroxy-5-deazariboflavin synthase subunit CofG encodes MPPVITYSPAVTLVPTYECFNACTYCNFRVNPGQDTWLTLDQARQRLTTLRRLSPQVTEILLLSGEVHPHSPRRADWVAHLQQLAQLAWDWGFWPHTNCGPLSELEMGQLGAVNASMGLMLEQLRPDLAVHRHAPSKDPSLRLAQLEQAGSLGIPFTTGLLLGIGESPADWEPTLTAIAQAHHRWGHIQEVILQPYRRGAAQRSHLPDFPLPQLPSVVRLARRILPAEITLQIPPNLVQYPQILLDCLAAGAGDLGGIGPKDEVNPDYPYPQVAQLTALLAVQGYTLQPRLPIYPKWLHFKGISPQFCPDPVPKDKNLV; translated from the coding sequence ATGCCCCCGGTGATCACCTACAGCCCGGCGGTGACCCTGGTGCCGACCTACGAATGTTTTAACGCCTGTACCTACTGCAACTTTCGGGTCAATCCGGGTCAAGATACCTGGCTGACCCTCGACCAAGCCCGCCAACGCTTGACAACCCTCCGCCGCCTTAGCCCCCAGGTGACCGAAATTCTTTTGCTCAGCGGCGAAGTGCATCCCCACAGCCCCCGCCGGGCGGACTGGGTGGCGCATTTACAACAATTGGCACAACTGGCCTGGGATTGGGGGTTTTGGCCCCATACCAATTGCGGCCCGTTGAGTGAATTGGAAATGGGGCAATTGGGGGCGGTGAATGCTTCGATGGGATTGATGCTGGAGCAACTGCGCCCGGATTTGGCCGTGCATCGCCACGCCCCCAGCAAAGACCCCAGCCTGCGGTTGGCGCAACTGGAACAGGCGGGGAGCTTGGGGATTCCCTTTACCACTGGCCTACTGCTGGGAATTGGGGAATCCCCCGCCGACTGGGAACCGACCCTGACCGCCATTGCCCAAGCCCATCACCGCTGGGGACACATCCAGGAGGTGATTCTGCAACCCTATCGCCGGGGCGCCGCCCAAAGAAGCCATTTACCCGATTTCCCTTTGCCCCAACTACCCTCGGTGGTGCGTCTGGCTCGCCGGATTTTGCCAGCAGAAATCACCCTGCAAATTCCCCCCAACCTGGTGCAATATCCCCAAATACTCCTGGATTGTCTGGCCGCTGGCGCCGGGGATTTGGGGGGGATTGGCCCCAAGGATGAGGTAAACCCGGATTATCCCTATCCCCAGGTGGCACAATTGACCGCCCTGCTGGCTGTCCAGGGTTATACCTTGCAACCCCGATTGCCGATTTATCCCAAATGGTTGCATTTCAAAGGGATTTCACCCCAATTTTGCCCCGACCCAGTACCCAAGGACAAAAATTTGGTGTAA
- the psb27 gene encoding photosystem II protein Psb27, which yields MKQLRAVLVGLMLVLVVMLAGCGGAMGSLSGNYTQDTLTLVQTLRQAVALPEDDPSKSEFQTTARQQINDFAARYRRDGGISGLLSFTTMRTALNALAGHYSSYPGRPLPEKLKNRLTEQLDQVELALKRGN from the coding sequence GTGAAACAATTGCGGGCGGTGCTGGTGGGGCTAATGTTGGTTTTGGTGGTCATGCTGGCCGGATGTGGTGGGGCGATGGGGTCGCTTTCGGGTAATTACACCCAGGACACCCTGACTCTGGTGCAAACCCTGCGCCAGGCGGTTGCTCTCCCGGAAGATGACCCTAGCAAATCGGAATTTCAGACCACCGCCCGCCAACAAATCAACGACTTTGCCGCCCGTTACCGGCGGGATGGGGGGATTTCCGGGCTGTTGTCCTTTACCACTATGCGGACGGCCCTGAATGCGTTGGCCGGTCACTACAGTTCCTATCCGGGGCGACCGCTCCCTGAGAAATTGAAAAATCGGCTCACGGAGCAGTTGGATCAGGTGGAATTGGCGCTCAAACGAGGGAATTAG
- a CDS encoding SNF2-related protein, which yields MTEYHASYFAHELSKRHSINDSEKLATVLADAQVDLNPHQLDAALFAFRSPLSKGSILADEVGLGKTIEAGLVISQKWAEKKRRILIITPANLRKQWAMEMMEKFYLPAIILETKNYNQMVKDGIKRPLSQECLVICSYQFAAKNYDKIMLEPWNLAVIDESHRLRNVYKVDNKIAKAIKNALLNTPKILLTATPLQNSLMELYGLVSIIDDYAFGDEKSFKAQYARLTGESTFDELKSRLAPLCHRTLRRQVLEYIRYTNRIPLTEDFFPTDDEMALYDMVTEYLQRDALYALPNSQRQLITLILRKLLASSTFAIAGALDSLINRLKKILLETKFNGEMDEIQNDFEEFEVEAEEWEEDDTTETLTLDDKAAIESEIKELEFFRDAAVGITENAKGNALISALSHGFKKAVELGSAEKAIVFTESRKTQNYLINLLSENGYKDKIVLFNGTNADQQSKAIYAAWFEKHKGTDRVSGSKTADMRTALVDQFRETAQIMIATEAGAEGINLQFCSMVVNYDLPWNPQRIEQRIGRCHRYGQKHDVVVINFINRKNAADQRVFELLDQKFKLFSGVFGASDEVLGTIESGVDFEKRIATIYQNCRTTSDIELEFNRLQDEMESQITATMSDTRKKLLENFDADVHDRLRVNLHESREYLNKYDTMLWNLTRFSLAGNAAFHPETLSFNLTNALSFDIPAGGYTLTRGEVSTHRYRIGHPLAQKIIAESKCKTLSGGHIRFDYSSWNQKSDSVAALLGQSGQLTLFLLAINGADEQDHIILSALSDNGILLSQETTRRFFDLPAELVDRQEVAQSTALKTATARQKNEILSELSSRQASWFEEEIEKLNFWAEDKRKGLKSELKDYDEQIAILKKEARLAANLPDKLAIQKKLRELDSKRDIAWKAYDADAKQIEKQKDELLDTVEARLKQTIEEKTIFTIRWSVV from the coding sequence ATGACCGAATATCACGCAAGCTATTTTGCCCATGAATTAAGCAAACGACATTCTATAAATGACTCAGAAAAATTGGCAACGGTATTGGCGGATGCCCAGGTAGACCTCAACCCACATCAGCTTGATGCGGCCTTATTTGCTTTCCGTTCACCGCTATCAAAAGGTTCTATCCTTGCCGATGAAGTTGGTCTAGGTAAAACGATTGAGGCAGGGCTTGTAATATCACAAAAATGGGCAGAGAAAAAACGGCGCATTCTCATCATTACACCAGCCAACCTTCGCAAACAATGGGCTATGGAAATGATGGAAAAGTTCTATCTTCCTGCCATTATTCTTGAAACTAAAAATTACAACCAGATGGTAAAGGATGGAATAAAACGTCCGCTTTCCCAAGAATGCCTGGTTATCTGTTCATATCAATTCGCGGCTAAGAACTATGACAAAATCATGCTGGAGCCGTGGAATTTGGCGGTCATTGATGAATCTCATCGGCTTCGCAATGTCTATAAAGTAGATAACAAGATTGCAAAGGCCATAAAAAACGCACTTCTGAATACGCCAAAAATATTGCTCACGGCAACACCGTTACAGAATTCATTGATGGAATTATATGGTCTGGTGAGCATTATTGACGATTATGCTTTTGGTGATGAAAAAAGTTTCAAGGCTCAATATGCCCGCCTTACCGGAGAAAGCACTTTCGATGAACTCAAATCCCGTCTGGCTCCACTTTGTCACCGCACTCTTAGAAGACAGGTTCTGGAATATATACGGTATACCAACCGTATTCCCCTAACCGAAGACTTTTTTCCGACAGATGACGAAATGGCTCTGTATGATATGGTTACCGAGTATTTACAACGAGATGCCTTGTATGCTCTTCCCAATTCTCAACGTCAGTTGATCACCTTGATTCTTCGCAAGCTTTTAGCTTCATCAACCTTTGCAATTGCCGGAGCTCTTGATTCGTTGATAAATCGCTTGAAGAAAATTCTTTTAGAAACCAAGTTTAACGGTGAAATGGACGAAATACAAAATGACTTTGAAGAATTTGAGGTTGAAGCCGAAGAATGGGAAGAGGATGACACGACTGAAACACTCACCTTGGATGATAAAGCAGCTATCGAGTCGGAAATAAAAGAGCTTGAATTCTTTCGTGATGCAGCAGTGGGCATTACTGAAAATGCCAAGGGTAATGCCTTGATAAGCGCTTTATCCCATGGTTTTAAAAAAGCTGTGGAATTGGGTTCTGCCGAAAAGGCCATCGTATTTACAGAATCCCGTAAAACTCAAAACTACTTGATCAATTTGCTTTCTGAAAATGGCTACAAAGATAAAATTGTTTTATTCAATGGCACCAATGCAGACCAGCAATCAAAAGCGATTTACGCGGCATGGTTTGAAAAGCACAAAGGAACTGATCGGGTTTCTGGTTCAAAGACTGCTGACATGCGGACTGCGTTGGTAGACCAGTTCAGAGAAACTGCTCAGATTATGATTGCCACAGAAGCAGGGGCGGAAGGTATCAATCTTCAGTTTTGTTCCATGGTGGTAAATTACGACTTGCCCTGGAACCCACAACGTATTGAACAGCGCATCGGGCGTTGTCACCGCTACGGTCAAAAGCATGACGTGGTGGTGATAAACTTCATCAACCGCAAGAATGCAGCTGACCAACGGGTGTTTGAACTGCTGGATCAAAAGTTCAAATTATTTTCCGGTGTGTTTGGTGCTAGCGACGAAGTATTGGGAACAATTGAATCCGGTGTTGATTTTGAAAAACGCATTGCGACCATCTATCAAAATTGCCGGACAACCAGTGACATAGAGTTGGAGTTCAACAGGCTTCAGGATGAAATGGAAAGTCAAATAACTGCGACCATGAGTGATACTCGTAAGAAATTGCTGGAAAACTTCGACGCTGATGTGCATGACCGTCTTCGGGTCAATTTGCACGAAAGTCGGGAATATCTGAATAAGTACGATACCATGCTCTGGAACTTGACCCGCTTTAGCCTTGCTGGGAATGCAGCTTTTCATCCGGAAACTCTATCCTTTAACCTTACTAATGCGTTATCTTTTGACATTCCAGCTGGAGGTTACACCCTTACACGGGGTGAAGTGAGCACACATCGTTACCGTATTGGACATCCTCTGGCGCAAAAGATTATTGCAGAAAGCAAGTGCAAAACACTTTCAGGTGGGCATATCCGCTTTGATTATTCATCGTGGAACCAAAAGTCAGATAGCGTTGCCGCTTTGCTTGGACAATCAGGACAATTAACCCTGTTTCTTCTGGCTATCAATGGTGCCGATGAGCAGGATCATATAATTCTGTCGGCTTTGTCGGACAATGGGATACTCCTGTCCCAGGAGACCACGCGAAGGTTCTTTGACCTACCGGCAGAGCTAGTCGATAGACAAGAGGTGGCTCAATCTACTGCGCTTAAAACCGCTACCGCAAGACAAAAAAATGAGATATTATCAGAACTCTCTTCTCGTCAGGCTAGTTGGTTTGAAGAGGAAATTGAAAAACTCAATTTCTGGGCGGAGGACAAGCGCAAGGGCTTAAAATCGGAGTTGAAAGACTACGATGAGCAGATTGCCATCTTAAAAAAAGAAGCCCGACTTGCGGCTAATCTGCCCGATAAGCTTGCTATTCAGAAAAAATTGCGCGAGTTAGATAGCAAGCGCGATATAGCCTGGAAAGCCTACGATGCGGACGCGAAACAGATTGAAAAACAGAAAGATGAACTTTTAGACACCGTTGAAGCGCGATTGAAACAGACAATTGAAGAGAAAACTATTTTTACTATCCGCTGGTCGGTGGTGTAA
- a CDS encoding site-specific DNA-methyltransferase translates to MATNQPEKLTGTSLDISAENRANLKVLFPTVFTETRNDNGEIVDSIDFEKLKAELGTFSDVFESRRERYGMDWPGKKEALRLIQTPSYATLKPCRDESVNFDNTENLFIEGDNLEVLKLLQKSYYGKVKMIYIDPPYNTGKEFIYPDNYTESLDTYLEYAGLIDGEGKKFNTNTANEGRFHTKWLNMMYPRLYLARNLLRDDGVIFISINDQEQKNLKEICNDIFGEDNYLTTLIWDKNHSAQAGIFKVYHEYVYVYSKIKLNISTPQSEDSDEFEAGAMKKESSRHPLSRFVFPKGTRFDAPDGFELSSNWGDTEKVILHSGRFIAQAGKLLEDVEIEAAFTQANQMKQYFYGNKDTLIDSRGQRILEFYFNSTGKLKISKERSVFTPPTIGRWGTQGDCSEELATLFGLTAAPLETPKSPKMLKDFLIWFTKEDDIVCDFFAGSSTTAHSILELNMIDNSARKFILVQLPEPCAEDSEAFKAGYKTIADIGKERIHRVIKKIKEEQAGNLDLSESSKQDLGFKVLKLDKSNFRQWQQLDPSTPPEKVEEELFKHIGHISDKATPEDLLYEILLKAGFTPTEKIDTKTIAGKNVFSIAGGALLLCLEAEITKELINAVAELEPMQFICLDSAFHGNDQLKANAVQTFAARNMQKEKHNQIIFKTV, encoded by the coding sequence ATGGCAACAAACCAACCAGAAAAACTAACCGGCACTTCCCTGGACATATCCGCCGAGAACCGCGCCAACCTTAAAGTCCTATTTCCCACGGTGTTTACTGAAACCAGGAACGACAATGGAGAAATAGTCGACTCCATCGACTTTGAAAAACTAAAGGCCGAGCTGGGCACTTTTAGTGATGTCTTTGAATCCCGCCGGGAACGCTACGGCATGGACTGGCCGGGCAAGAAAGAAGCCCTTCGCCTGATCCAAACCCCAAGTTACGCCACATTGAAGCCCTGCCGTGATGAATCGGTCAATTTTGACAACACCGAAAACCTTTTTATTGAAGGTGACAATCTGGAAGTGCTCAAGCTCTTGCAGAAAAGCTATTACGGCAAGGTCAAGATGATCTATATCGATCCACCGTACAACACGGGTAAAGAGTTTATCTACCCCGACAACTACACCGAAAGCCTGGACACTTATCTTGAATACGCCGGTCTGATTGATGGTGAAGGAAAAAAATTCAACACCAACACCGCCAACGAAGGCCGTTTCCATACCAAATGGCTGAATATGATGTATCCACGGTTGTATTTGGCAAGGAATCTACTTAGGGATGATGGTGTTATTTTCATAAGTATTAATGATCAAGAGCAAAAGAATCTAAAGGAAATCTGTAATGATATTTTTGGAGAAGATAACTATTTAACAACCTTGATTTGGGATAAAAATCATAGCGCCCAAGCTGGAATATTCAAAGTATATCATGAATATGTATATGTCTATTCTAAAATTAAGTTAAATATTAGTACCCCGCAGTCGGAGGATAGTGATGAATTTGAAGCTGGCGCAATGAAAAAAGAATCTTCACGTCATCCTCTTTCAAGGTTTGTTTTTCCAAAAGGTACTCGCTTTGATGCTCCAGATGGGTTTGAATTATCAAGTAATTGGGGAGATACAGAAAAGGTAATACTGCATAGCGGTCGTTTCATTGCACAAGCAGGAAAACTTTTAGAAGATGTTGAAATAGAGGCTGCTTTTACACAAGCAAATCAAATGAAGCAGTATTTTTATGGTAACAAGGATACATTAATTGATTCTCGAGGCCAAAGAATTCTTGAGTTCTATTTCAATTCTACAGGAAAGCTTAAAATCAGCAAAGAAAGATCTGTTTTTACTCCTCCAACAATTGGTAGATGGGGAACTCAAGGTGATTGTTCTGAAGAGTTGGCTACTTTGTTTGGATTAACTGCAGCACCGCTTGAAACACCAAAAAGTCCTAAAATGCTAAAGGATTTCTTGATTTGGTTTACAAAAGAAGATGATATAGTTTGTGATTTCTTCGCTGGTTCATCAACAACAGCACATTCTATTTTAGAACTAAATATGATAGACAATAGCGCCAGAAAGTTCATCCTTGTGCAACTTCCTGAGCCTTGTGCCGAAGATAGCGAAGCATTTAAAGCAGGGTATAAAACTATAGCCGATATTGGTAAAGAACGAATCCACCGAGTAATCAAAAAAATCAAGGAAGAACAGGCTGGAAATCTCGACCTTTCCGAATCCAGCAAGCAAGACCTTGGTTTCAAAGTCCTCAAACTCGACAAGTCTAACTTCCGCCAGTGGCAACAGCTCGATCCATCTACCCCGCCAGAAAAAGTGGAAGAGGAGCTTTTTAAACACATCGGTCATATTTCCGACAAAGCCACGCCGGAAGACCTGCTCTATGAAATACTTTTGAAAGCCGGATTCACCCCAACTGAAAAGATCGACACGAAAACCATTGCCGGTAAAAACGTTTTTTCGATTGCCGGAGGCGCGCTGCTTCTTTGTTTGGAAGCTGAAATCACCAAAGAACTCATCAATGCTGTTGCCGAGCTGGAACCCATGCAGTTTATCTGCCTTGATTCAGCTTTTCATGGTAACGACCAGCTCAAAGCAAACGCCGTGCAGACCTTTGCCGCCAGGAACATGCAGAAAGAAAAGCACAACCAGATTATCTTCAAGACAGTATAA
- a CDS encoding restriction endonuclease: protein MKLKFDSGLDYQLEAIKSVTDLFEGLPQQSAGFQIDFGKTDGSMFNELGIGNNLILSKDQLLKNLHAVQSRSNVPKSRMLVEADNPYQFPNYSIEMETGTGKTYVYLRSIFELNQLYGFKKFIIVVPSVAIREGVTSSIKLMREHFKGLYNNVAFDDFVYQSKDLSRVRQFAVNNEVQIMVINIQAFQKDAGENVDYNALTDEQKKKLNVIHQEQDKMSGRRPIEYVQATNPILIIDEPQSVDNTPKSQKAITNLNPLFCLRYSATHTNPYNLLYQLDPIRAYDLRLVKQIEVVDASSGQDYNQTFVRLDSVFYPANSKTPQAKVTIFEDSPTGTKEKQIKIKHGTDISSQTNRPDYEGYLVTNINAEPDNEYVEFQNGVSIELFQESGGMADERMKSQIEQTVEAHFAKEKKLKSKGIKVLSLFFIDHVKSYRSYDDEGIQQKEKLAQWFEEAYTTISNKPMYKGLITHSAEDVHDGYFSADKKKGKIVELLDTSGSTAKDDEIYELIMRDKERLLDPVVPLRFIFSHSALKEGWDNPNVFQICTLREMGTDRERRQTIGRGLRLPVNQDGDRVYDEQINRLTVIANETFESFAKGLQSDIEAAIDPNGGFKFGRVPKIAFTPLLNPEGTNYLTQEESEEIWSLVAEQGIIDRNGDFTEKFQPEKPDFTLNLPEHYASLEEPIINRMRKFLPRDFVKDARKRQAVSYNKRVELNADFKELWDKISQKTKYSVEFETPKLIELAASKIKSMAEIKAVQIEITKRDLEIKESGLEGGRITSNRTHIVTNEQPLPDILAFLQRETELTRGTLVEIIKASKRLKDFSNNPQAYMTEVAKLINRALHELIIDGIKYEPIPGQFYEMRLFEIQEVEEYLTRLYHVQSKDNRTPFDYIAYESGTEEEVAKLLDGDDKVKFFCKLPRWFKVATPLGDYNPDWAVVVEDSHKLYLVRETKSTLDRDKRRESENKKVDCGKAHFKAIGVNFKDATTIHEVLQP, encoded by the coding sequence ATGAAACTGAAATTTGATTCCGGCCTCGACTACCAGCTTGAAGCCATAAAAAGCGTTACTGACCTCTTTGAAGGTTTACCTCAGCAATCAGCGGGTTTTCAGATTGATTTTGGTAAAACCGACGGCAGTATGTTTAATGAACTTGGTATCGGTAATAATCTTATTTTGTCCAAGGATCAACTACTCAAGAACCTTCATGCGGTTCAATCGCGCAGTAATGTACCCAAATCACGGATGCTTGTTGAAGCTGACAATCCGTATCAGTTTCCTAATTATTCCATCGAGATGGAAACAGGAACCGGTAAAACGTATGTCTATCTGAGAAGTATTTTTGAATTGAACCAGCTCTACGGTTTCAAGAAGTTCATTATCGTCGTGCCTTCCGTAGCTATCCGCGAGGGTGTGACCAGTTCCATTAAGCTAATGCGTGAGCACTTCAAGGGCTTGTACAATAATGTTGCTTTTGACGATTTTGTGTATCAGTCTAAGGATTTAAGCCGTGTCCGCCAGTTTGCCGTCAACAACGAAGTGCAGATCATGGTCATCAATATCCAAGCTTTCCAGAAGGATGCCGGTGAAAATGTCGATTACAATGCGCTCACTGATGAACAAAAGAAAAAGCTCAACGTCATTCATCAGGAACAGGATAAAATGTCTGGCCGCCGTCCCATTGAGTATGTTCAGGCTACCAATCCAATCCTGATTATCGATGAACCCCAAAGCGTTGACAATACGCCGAAATCTCAAAAAGCCATTACTAACCTAAATCCGCTGTTCTGTCTGCGTTACTCGGCCACGCACACAAATCCATACAATCTACTCTATCAACTTGATCCCATCCGCGCCTACGACCTGCGTTTAGTTAAACAGATAGAAGTGGTCGATGCCAGTAGCGGTCAAGACTATAACCAGACCTTTGTTCGCCTTGATTCCGTGTTCTATCCCGCCAATTCCAAAACGCCCCAGGCTAAAGTGACCATTTTTGAGGACTCACCAACAGGCACCAAGGAAAAGCAGATAAAAATTAAACATGGTACTGATATTTCAAGTCAAACAAACCGCCCGGACTATGAGGGCTATCTGGTGACCAATATCAATGCCGAGCCTGATAATGAATATGTTGAATTCCAGAATGGCGTCAGCATAGAGCTTTTTCAGGAATCCGGGGGCATGGCCGATGAACGGATGAAAAGCCAGATTGAACAGACCGTTGAAGCCCATTTTGCTAAGGAAAAAAAGCTGAAAAGCAAGGGCATTAAAGTTCTTTCGCTGTTTTTTATTGATCATGTAAAGAGCTACCGCTCCTATGATGATGAAGGCATTCAACAAAAAGAGAAATTGGCCCAATGGTTTGAAGAAGCTTACACCACCATCAGCAATAAGCCCATGTACAAGGGACTTATCACCCATTCCGCCGAAGATGTGCATGACGGCTATTTTTCCGCCGACAAGAAAAAAGGCAAGATTGTCGAACTTCTTGATACCAGCGGAAGCACCGCCAAGGATGATGAAATCTACGAGCTTATCATGAGGGACAAGGAACGGCTTCTTGATCCGGTTGTTCCCCTGCGCTTTATTTTCAGCCATTCCGCTCTCAAGGAAGGCTGGGATAATCCCAATGTATTCCAGATTTGTACATTGCGTGAAATGGGCACCGACCGCGAACGCCGACAGACGATAGGGCGCGGCTTGCGCCTCCCCGTCAATCAAGACGGAGATCGGGTTTATGATGAACAGATTAACCGCTTGACTGTTATCGCCAATGAAACCTTTGAAAGTTTTGCCAAGGGTTTGCAGTCCGATATAGAAGCGGCTATTGACCCAAATGGTGGCTTCAAGTTTGGCCGTGTTCCCAAGATTGCCTTTACCCCACTCTTGAATCCCGAAGGTACAAATTATCTCACCCAGGAAGAATCAGAAGAAATATGGAGTTTGGTTGCCGAACAGGGCATTATTGACCGGAATGGCGATTTTACCGAGAAATTCCAGCCTGAAAAACCTGACTTTACCCTCAACCTGCCAGAACATTATGCCAGTCTTGAGGAACCGATCATTAATCGGATGCGAAAGTTCCTGCCTCGTGATTTTGTGAAAGATGCCCGTAAACGGCAAGCAGTGAGTTATAACAAGCGTGTAGAACTGAATGCTGACTTTAAGGAACTCTGGGATAAAATCAGTCAAAAAACCAAGTATTCTGTTGAGTTTGAAACACCGAAATTGATCGAACTGGCTGCAAGTAAAATTAAAAGCATGGCCGAGATTAAGGCCGTTCAGATTGAGATAACCAAGCGCGATTTGGAAATTAAGGAATCCGGTCTTGAAGGCGGCCGCATTACCAGTAACCGCACCCACATTGTTACAAACGAACAGCCTTTACCGGATATTCTGGCCTTCCTCCAACGAGAAACAGAATTGACCCGTGGGACATTAGTAGAAATCATCAAGGCATCGAAAAGGTTGAAAGACTTTTCCAATAATCCTCAAGCCTACATGACCGAAGTCGCCAAGTTGATAAACCGGGCTCTCCATGAATTAATTATCGACGGAATAAAGTACGAGCCAATCCCCGGACAGTTCTATGAAATGCGTTTATTTGAGATTCAAGAAGTTGAAGAATACCTCACACGCCTCTATCATGTACAAAGTAAAGACAACCGCACTCCCTTTGATTACATCGCCTATGAAAGCGGCACCGAAGAAGAAGTTGCAAAACTCCTGGACGGAGACGATAAGGTTAAGTTCTTTTGCAAATTGCCCCGGTGGTTCAAAGTCGCCACTCCTTTAGGTGATTACAATCCTGACTGGGCTGTCGTTGTAGAAGATTCCCATAAACTCTATTTGGTACGCGAAACAAAATCAACGCTGGATCGGGATAAACGACGCGAAAGTGAAAATAAGAAAGTTGATTGCGGTAAAGCTCATTTCAAGGCAATTGGCGTGAATTTTAAGGATGCAACTACAATTCATGAGGTACTACAGCCGTAA
- a CDS encoding type II toxin-antitoxin system HicB family antitoxin encodes MKTLTAIVEKAEEGGYFAICPEIKGANGQGETIEECCEDLKLAIQLIFEELREQAISQASSNFICQEIVFS; translated from the coding sequence ATGAAGACTTTAACAGCAATTGTTGAGAAAGCAGAAGAGGGTGGGTACTTTGCAATTTGTCCAGAGATTAAAGGAGCAAATGGACAAGGCGAAACAATTGAAGAATGTTGCGAAGACTTGAAGCTGGCAATACAACTTATTTTTGAAGAGCTAAGAGAGCAAGCAATTTCTCAGGCTTCTTCAAATTTCATCTGTCAAGAAATTGTATTTTCATGA
- a CDS encoding type II toxin-antitoxin system HicA family toxin, whose translation MKRGDLIRHLRECGCILKREGGAHSLWVNPATGEMEAIPRHNEIKNQLAKKICKGLSITDP comes from the coding sequence ATGAAAAGAGGAGATTTAATTAGACACCTAAGAGAGTGTGGTTGCATCCTAAAAAGAGAAGGGGGAGCACACTCTTTATGGGTAAATCCAGCAACTGGAGAAATGGAAGCGATACCTAGGCATAACGAAATAAAAAATCAACTTGCCAAGAAAATTTGCAAGGGGCTGTCTATCACCGATCCCTAA
- a CDS encoding urea amidolyase associated protein UAAP2 yields MTAIAERVLDPTQAVYDYRLPARQPWSKVIQTGQILRIVDLEGNQAVDTLIYNAADTSERYSAPDTVVRQGNIFITAGTQLISNAGNVLMTVLNDTCGRHDTLGGACSMESNSVRYGLHKKHLHACVENYLLELSQYGMNKRDLVSNINFFMNVPVSGDGTLEIVDGISEAGKYVDLRAELPVMVLISNCPQINNPCNAYNPTPVRLLIWD; encoded by the coding sequence ATGACTGCGATTGCCGAACGAGTCCTTGACCCAACCCAGGCGGTTTATGATTATCGCCTACCCGCCCGCCAGCCCTGGTCGAAGGTGATCCAAACCGGGCAGATTTTACGCATCGTGGATTTGGAGGGCAATCAGGCGGTGGATACCCTGATTTACAACGCCGCCGATACCAGTGAACGCTACAGTGCGCCGGATACGGTGGTGCGCCAGGGGAATATCTTTATCACGGCGGGGACGCAGTTGATTTCCAATGCGGGCAATGTGCTAATGACGGTGCTGAACGATACCTGTGGCCGCCACGATACGTTGGGGGGTGCCTGTAGCATGGAGAGCAACTCCGTGCGCTACGGTTTGCACAAAAAGCACCTGCACGCCTGTGTGGAAAACTATCTGCTAGAGCTGAGCCAGTACGGCATGAACAAGCGGGATTTGGTGAGCAATATCAACTTTTTTATGAATGTGCCGGTGAGTGGGGATGGCACGCTGGAGATTGTGGACGGGATTTCCGAGGCGGGCAAATATGTTGATCTACGGGCGGAATTGCCAGTGATGGTCTTGATTTCCAACTGCCCCCAGATCAACAACCCCTGCAATGCCTATAATCCCACGCCGGTACGTCTGTTGATTTGGGATTGA